The following coding sequences are from one Candidatus Nitrohelix vancouverensis window:
- a CDS encoding AEC family transporter → MIENFYQTLGIVSPAFILIALGFLYNSIAKSDTQPFVRSSMNLLVPAFAFYHIIIMRVPVNLMSSIFLAAWIVILGSGLVAFLVFRVLKISNSGLYLPIMFMNTVNLPFPILMAAYGEKAVSLSLMFYLAGLLGAFTIGILIVSVKDASTGLFKEPVLYVLVLGFALKYYSIEIPELVMAPLKMLESATVPLVLITLGMQLSQVKITELRLPLIATLCRIGGGFLVGLACVYFLQLEGLPRVVVLFNSIMPSAVIGYLIAQKYDKDGGLVASTVLVSTLVSIFLIPLALIWLK, encoded by the coding sequence ATGATTGAAAATTTTTACCAGACCCTTGGCATCGTATCCCCCGCATTCATCCTCATCGCGCTGGGATTCCTTTACAACTCAATCGCCAAATCCGATACACAACCCTTCGTGCGCTCCAGCATGAACCTGCTGGTCCCGGCTTTTGCGTTCTACCATATTATAATCATGCGGGTTCCGGTGAACCTGATGAGTTCCATTTTTCTGGCCGCATGGATTGTGATACTAGGCTCCGGCCTGGTCGCCTTCCTTGTCTTTCGGGTTTTGAAAATTTCCAATTCCGGGCTGTACCTTCCCATTATGTTCATGAACACGGTGAACCTGCCCTTTCCCATCCTCATGGCGGCTTATGGCGAAAAGGCCGTGTCTTTGAGCCTCATGTTTTATCTCGCTGGCCTGCTCGGAGCTTTCACCATCGGCATTCTCATTGTTTCGGTGAAAGACGCCTCGACCGGATTATTCAAAGAACCGGTGCTCTACGTGCTTGTACTCGGCTTTGCCCTGAAATATTATTCCATAGAAATTCCAGAACTCGTCATGGCGCCGCTCAAAATGCTGGAAAGCGCCACGGTGCCGCTAGTGCTCATCACACTGGGCATGCAACTCTCCCAGGTGAAGATCACAGAACTTCGTCTGCCGCTGATCGCAACCCTTTGCCGCATCGGCGGCGGTTTTCTGGTGGGGCTCGCCTGCGTGTACTTTTTACAACTGGAGGGTTTGCCGCGTGTCGTCGTCCTGTTCAATTCCATCATGCCCAGCGCCGTTATAGGTTACCTGATCGCCCAAAAATACGATAAGGATGGCGGACTGGTCGCCTCCACCGTACTGGTATCCACACTGGTTTCCATCTTTCTCATCCCCCTAGCTTTGATCTGGCTCAAATAA
- a CDS encoding ABC transporter ATP-binding protein — MNTLFKIRELGKSFPLHRGLAAHNSTVLVHAVKNVSLDILEGEILGLVGESGCGKTTLGRLTLRLIEPSQGQAFFRGEDIFQLKPRALEKLRPQMQIIFQDPFSSLNPRFTVERIVGEAMLIHGYATKANLKDKVGALLEQVGLPRAYASRYAHEFSGGQRQRIGIARAIALKPRYIVCDEPVSALDVSIQAQIINLLKSLQAENNLTLLFISHDLNVVSHISQRTAVMYLGEIVELAPTEKLHAKGAHPYTQLLLSAKPTLNPKLKGKELTGKGEPPSPLDPPSGCHFHPRCPEAMDHCKTRAPELKEIEDGHQVRCHLYD; from the coding sequence ATGAATACGCTCTTTAAAATAAGAGAGCTTGGCAAAAGTTTTCCCTTGCACCGGGGGCTGGCCGCGCACAACTCGACAGTGCTCGTACACGCTGTCAAAAATGTTTCCCTGGATATTCTTGAAGGAGAGATTCTGGGTCTCGTCGGCGAATCCGGTTGCGGCAAAACCACGCTCGGACGTTTGACCCTGCGCTTGATCGAACCCAGTCAGGGCCAGGCATTTTTCAGGGGAGAAGATATTTTCCAACTGAAGCCGCGAGCCCTGGAAAAACTGCGACCCCAGATGCAGATCATTTTTCAGGACCCCTTCAGTTCTCTCAATCCGCGTTTTACCGTTGAACGAATAGTGGGCGAGGCCATGCTCATTCACGGTTACGCGACGAAAGCCAACCTCAAGGATAAAGTGGGAGCTTTGCTGGAGCAGGTGGGCCTGCCGCGCGCCTACGCTTCGCGTTACGCTCATGAATTTTCAGGAGGACAGAGACAGCGCATCGGCATCGCCCGCGCCATCGCTCTCAAACCGCGCTATATCGTCTGCGACGAACCGGTGTCCGCGCTCGATGTATCCATACAAGCGCAAATCATCAATCTGTTGAAAAGCCTGCAAGCTGAAAACAATTTGACCCTGCTGTTCATTTCGCACGATTTGAACGTGGTGAGCCATATTTCACAACGAACGGCGGTCATGTACCTTGGCGAAATTGTCGAGTTGGCGCCGACGGAAAAACTGCATGCAAAGGGAGCGCACCCTTATACCCAGTTGCTCTTGTCTGCAAAGCCAACGCTCAACCCGAAACTGAAAGGCAAGGAGCTTACCGGCAAAGGCGAACCGCCCTCCCCGCTCGATCCGCCCAGCGGGTGCCATTTTCACCCACGCTGTCCCGAAGCGATGGACCATTGCAAAACCAGGGCGCCGGAATTGAAGGAGATTGAAGACGGTCATCAGGTGCGGTGCCATCTCTATGATTGA
- a CDS encoding response regulator has protein sequence MFQRLSINQKFLLLILIIGFIFSSTFWTLSRSAHEIEENWTVYRDQVALRQKLLMDIKSHMGFGGAIHAYKNYVLRRNVKYFDDAREHLDRSLQAISSYNTFRDISTEEKKNLEIIKQSIENYQSKLLIARALIADGTTPVVVDDFIRIDDIPAIEAFNVLETRYEEMTRQVSDNLGISIDNEVNTLIASLTLSFLVVVIFSIAISRTMTRPLEEALEASTKYQKDLEAAREAAESANKTKSVFLANMSHEIRTPLNGILGYAQILQRNSSLDRKQRHGLEIISKSGNHLLGLINNILDISKVESGSMELNCSDFDLNSALEWASSVFKPRCDDKKLIWRLESSGTENAIVSGDENKLKQVLINLLGNAVKFTAKGQITLTVKNVDEGEYYFEVSDEGPGIEQDAIEGLFNAFQQGEAGYQDGGAGLGLTISRKHIELMGGRLQVESHLGRGSKFFFTLSLPTVTGQSSQLPDYSSPEVFKLVEGFSVNALVVDDNSLNREVLSEILKDAAVKVTESVNGKEALEELQRNKYDVVFMDMRMPVMNGEEAVEKILGLFGKKRPKIIAVTASVFAHQKDHYFSIGCDDFISKPFHARDIFHSMKELLGVKYIYREYQDSDSVIPEGITSSELSEIAIEADIHAQLKEAAELYNITRLEKILIVLEEQGGNEKLLKLFQGYLKDYNMDKIIESLDMIHKK, from the coding sequence ATGTTCCAGCGATTGAGTATTAATCAAAAATTTTTACTCCTGATTTTAATCATTGGCTTTATATTTTCATCCACCTTTTGGACGCTCAGCCGTTCTGCCCATGAAATTGAAGAAAACTGGACTGTCTACCGAGATCAGGTCGCATTGCGTCAGAAATTGTTGATGGATATCAAATCCCATATGGGTTTTGGCGGCGCTATACACGCCTATAAAAATTATGTATTGCGAAGAAATGTAAAATATTTTGACGATGCCAGAGAACATTTGGATCGCTCCCTCCAGGCAATTTCCTCCTACAATACGTTCAGGGATATTTCGACTGAGGAAAAGAAGAACCTTGAAATAATCAAACAGAGCATTGAAAATTATCAATCCAAGTTGCTCATCGCCAGGGCCTTGATTGCCGACGGAACAACGCCTGTTGTCGTAGATGATTTTATCCGGATTGACGACATACCTGCTATCGAAGCTTTCAATGTATTGGAAACACGTTATGAGGAAATGACGCGGCAAGTTAGCGACAACCTGGGCATCAGTATTGATAATGAGGTCAATACCTTGATCGCGAGTCTCACTCTGTCATTCCTGGTGGTTGTCATTTTTTCAATCGCCATATCCCGTACGATGACCCGGCCGCTGGAAGAAGCTCTCGAAGCTTCTACAAAGTATCAAAAGGATTTAGAGGCGGCGCGCGAAGCCGCCGAGTCTGCAAATAAAACTAAAAGCGTTTTTCTGGCTAACATGAGTCATGAAATTCGTACCCCCCTGAATGGAATTTTAGGATACGCCCAAATTCTTCAGCGCAATAGTAGCCTGGATCGCAAGCAGAGACACGGTCTGGAAATCATTAGCAAGAGCGGAAATCACTTACTGGGATTGATCAACAATATATTAGATATTTCAAAAGTTGAATCAGGTTCTATGGAGTTAAACTGTAGCGACTTTGATCTGAATTCGGCTCTGGAATGGGCCTCATCAGTTTTCAAACCGCGATGTGATGATAAAAAATTAATCTGGAGACTGGAATCCTCAGGAACAGAAAACGCTATTGTCAGTGGCGACGAAAATAAATTAAAACAGGTGCTCATCAACCTCCTGGGCAATGCGGTAAAATTCACGGCTAAAGGGCAAATCACCTTGACGGTTAAAAATGTTGATGAAGGGGAGTATTATTTTGAGGTTTCCGATGAAGGCCCAGGAATTGAACAGGATGCTATAGAGGGTCTGTTTAACGCATTCCAGCAAGGAGAAGCCGGATACCAGGACGGCGGAGCCGGGCTGGGTTTGACTATTTCAAGAAAGCATATTGAATTGATGGGAGGCAGACTTCAGGTTGAATCTCATTTGGGGCGCGGTTCTAAGTTTTTTTTCACGCTTTCTTTGCCAACCGTTACAGGACAATCTTCCCAATTGCCGGACTATTCCAGCCCGGAAGTTTTCAAGTTAGTAGAAGGATTTTCTGTGAATGCTTTGGTGGTCGATGATAATTCGTTGAACCGTGAAGTGCTTTCAGAAATTCTGAAGGATGCCGCTGTAAAAGTAACTGAGTCGGTTAACGGCAAAGAAGCGTTAGAGGAACTGCAGAGAAATAAATACGATGTTGTTTTTATGGACATGCGAATGCCCGTGATGAATGGCGAAGAGGCGGTTGAAAAAATTCTGGGGTTATTCGGAAAAAAACGTCCAAAAATTATAGCCGTAACCGCGTCTGTCTTTGCGCACCAAAAGGATCATTATTTCTCTATTGGTTGCGACGATTTTATTTCCAAACCCTTTCATGCGCGCGATATTTTTCACTCCATGAAAGAACTCCTCGGTGTGAAATATATTTATAGAGAATATCAGGATTCCGATAGCGTTATTCCTGAAGGCATCACATCAAGTGAACTATCAGAAATAGCTATCGAGGCAGACATACACGCCCAATTGAAAGAAGCCGCAGAACTCTACAACATCACCCGGTTAGAGAAAATTTTAATTGTGTTGGAAGAGCAGGGCGGGAATGAGAAATTGCTAAAACTTTTTCAGGGATACCTGAAGGATTATAATATGGACAAAATTATCGAATCGCTGGATATGATCCATAAGAAATGA
- a CDS encoding ABC transporter ATP-binding protein, with translation MPPLLQIKDLRVSFETDEGKVQSVRGLNLQIQSEETLALVGESGCGKSVTALSVLRLVETPPGVYESGSIQFDGQDLLKLPEEKLLNIRGNQIGMIFQEPMTSLNPIFTVGDQIAETLILHRGMSVTEARNEVISLLRQVAISAPENRIDQYPHELSGGMKQRVMIAMALACKPALLIADEPTTALDVTIQAQIMRLLENVRKQMKAALLLITHNLGIVAQFADRVAVMYAGKIIEEASVAELFENPAHPYTKGLLNSIPNGDPSQVLTPIPGAVPHPAQLPEGCAFHPRCPDAFEKCRSEIPPAFSMNQQNTHQAACWLHEKIPA, from the coding sequence ATGCCGCCCCTGCTCCAGATAAAGGATTTACGCGTCAGTTTTGAAACGGATGAAGGCAAGGTTCAGTCCGTTCGCGGGCTGAACCTTCAAATCCAAAGCGAGGAAACGCTTGCGCTTGTCGGAGAATCCGGTTGCGGTAAATCGGTAACAGCTCTCAGCGTCTTGCGCCTGGTTGAAACGCCGCCCGGCGTTTACGAGTCCGGCTCCATCCAGTTTGATGGACAGGATTTATTGAAATTGCCCGAAGAGAAACTCCTGAACATTCGCGGAAATCAAATAGGGATGATTTTTCAGGAACCGATGACATCGCTCAATCCCATCTTCACCGTAGGCGATCAGATCGCAGAAACATTGATTTTGCATCGGGGAATGAGCGTAACTGAAGCGCGCAACGAAGTCATCAGCCTGCTTCGTCAGGTTGCCATCTCCGCCCCTGAAAATCGCATCGATCAGTACCCACACGAGCTTTCAGGCGGAATGAAACAACGAGTCATGATCGCCATGGCGCTCGCTTGCAAGCCGGCGCTTCTGATCGCCGATGAGCCAACCACCGCGCTCGACGTCACCATTCAGGCCCAGATCATGCGCCTGCTGGAAAACGTACGCAAGCAGATGAAAGCCGCTCTATTGTTGATAACCCATAACCTGGGCATCGTCGCGCAATTTGCCGACCGAGTGGCCGTCATGTACGCGGGTAAAATCATCGAGGAAGCAAGCGTCGCGGAGTTGTTTGAAAATCCCGCGCATCCTTACACCAAAGGCTTGCTGAACTCCATTCCCAACGGCGACCCGTCGCAAGTATTGACGCCCATTCCCGGAGCGGTTCCTCATCCAGCCCAACTCCCGGAAGGATGCGCATTTCATCCGCGATGCCCGGATGCATTTGAAAAATGCCGATCCGAAATCCCGCCCGCCTTTTCGATGAATCAGCAAAACACCCATCAAGCCGCTTGCTGGCTCCATGAGAAAATCCCTGCATGA
- a CDS encoding trypsin-like peptidase domain-containing protein, whose protein sequence is MFKIIGGLAAIGCIAFLVFNTPVVRMGSGFLIGEGRYVITYNDLVKNASTLTVQFPNEDDIKATVFRQDADHNLAILKLENQPRVKFNKLTFHKPGMNAKNEVVFTLGYPWTNTMEDRHSLIEGSSQPDGSSIFIKINLPIDPVNSGSPLFNEKNEVIGMALTGKDMADYHSLPVPAHINFAIPVRFITPLLESSNISTDSPLSEKSPRDVFIENIRNNVVLIEAS, encoded by the coding sequence ATGTTTAAAATCATTGGCGGTTTAGCCGCAATTGGATGCATCGCATTCCTGGTGTTCAACACGCCGGTTGTCCGCATGGGGTCCGGTTTTCTGATTGGCGAGGGTCGCTATGTCATAACCTATAACGATCTTGTTAAGAATGCGTCGACCCTTACGGTCCAATTTCCAAATGAAGACGATATCAAAGCGACCGTATTTCGCCAGGATGCCGACCACAATCTGGCGATTCTGAAATTAGAAAATCAACCGCGCGTCAAATTTAATAAGCTGACCTTTCATAAACCGGGGATGAATGCAAAGAATGAAGTCGTTTTTACGCTTGGATATCCATGGACCAACACCATGGAAGACCGCCATTCTCTGATTGAAGGGTCCAGTCAACCCGATGGAAGTTCGATTTTCATTAAAATTAACCTCCCTATTGACCCGGTCAATAGCGGCAGTCCTTTGTTCAACGAAAAAAATGAAGTGATCGGGATGGCTCTCACAGGAAAAGATATGGCGGACTATCACTCCCTGCCTGTGCCAGCACATATTAATTTTGCGATACCCGTCCGATTCATCACCCCCTTGCTGGAATCTTCAAACATCTCCACCGATTCTCCTCTGAGTGAAAAATCACCCCGAGATGTCTTCATTGAAAATATAAGGAACAATGTTGTTCTCATTGAAGCCTCCTGA
- a CDS encoding motility protein A, which produces MDFASFAGIISGISLILTAMFMGGEMGSFLNIPGIMIVFGGTIAATLLTFQISDVASAWKAAAIVFREDKEDPNVMVSTMVELCTLSRRQGIVALSKLEFEEDFLKKACNLIADGSKEDLMRDTLTIEIDSMKQRHFIIQDIFKKMAAYSPAFGMIGTLIGLIQMLTKLSDPETVGPNMAVALLTTFYGMILATLIFNPIAGKLRARTMLEVINLEIIFEGAISILSDNNPMLVYEKLSSYIPAKLRKPMQRKMMKK; this is translated from the coding sequence ATGGATTTTGCATCCTTCGCAGGAATCATATCCGGTATTTCCCTGATTTTGACCGCCATGTTCATGGGCGGCGAAATGGGGAGCTTTTTAAATATCCCGGGTATCATGATTGTTTTTGGCGGAACGATTGCGGCCACCTTGCTGACTTTCCAGATCAGCGACGTTGCCTCTGCCTGGAAAGCCGCCGCCATTGTTTTTCGTGAAGACAAGGAAGACCCTAACGTCATGGTTTCCACGATGGTGGAATTGTGTACGCTGAGCCGACGCCAGGGCATTGTAGCGCTGAGCAAGCTCGAATTCGAAGAGGACTTTCTCAAGAAGGCCTGCAACCTGATCGCCGACGGCTCCAAAGAAGATTTGATGCGCGATACCCTGACCATTGAGATCGACTCAATGAAGCAACGCCATTTTATTATTCAGGATATCTTCAAAAAAATGGCCGCCTACTCACCCGCCTTTGGGATGATAGGAACGCTGATCGGATTGATCCAGATGCTCACCAAATTATCCGACCCGGAAACCGTCGGGCCGAATATGGCGGTCGCATTGCTGACGACCTTTTACGGAATGATTCTGGCCACGCTCATCTTCAACCCCATTGCGGGTAAACTGCGAGCCAGAACGATGCTGGAAGTGATCAATCTTGAAATCATATTTGAAGGGGCGATTTCTATCCTGTCGGATAACAACCCCATGCTGGTATACGAAAAATTGTCATCCTATATCCCTGCTAAACTGCGCAAGCCGATGCAGAGAAAAATGATGAAGAAGTAA
- a CDS encoding PilZ domain-containing protein: MPAETRGAFRVYPSRENPVYLKVNNTNLTAVDISAGGISFENKSFKKNVSYDMQITLPATDNEINAKVEILKIDEGNICRAKMVDLSPQDEDDIHHYILTRQKEELIEKKYK, encoded by the coding sequence ATGCCGGCAGAAACACGGGGAGCTTTTCGCGTTTATCCATCCAGGGAAAACCCGGTTTACCTGAAAGTGAATAACACGAATCTGACGGCCGTTGATATCAGCGCCGGGGGAATTTCATTTGAAAATAAAAGTTTCAAAAAGAATGTCTCCTACGACATGCAAATCACCTTGCCTGCAACCGACAATGAGATCAACGCAAAAGTTGAAATACTCAAGATCGATGAAGGCAATATCTGTCGCGCTAAAATGGTCGATTTGAGCCCTCAGGATGAAGACGATATCCATCACTACATCCTGACGCGGCAAAAAGAAGAGCTGATAGAAAAAAAATATAAGTGA
- a CDS encoding Mrp/NBP35 family ATP-binding protein, whose product MSDQKIEESVIAALKTVKDPDLHKDIVSLGFIKNMSVTSGVVKFDVELTTPACPVKEQLKKECEDKVQAIDGVKEVSVNMTASVRASQHSQPILTGVKNIIAVASGKGGVGKSTVSVNLAAALHLTGAKVGLMDADIYGPSIPQMLGIPITPPKGGSDNKFFPHEKHGMKVVSAAFLSKEGQPLMLRGPMLGGIIQQFLQNVEWGELDYLIIDMPPGTGDVQLTLTQRAPLSGAVIVTTPQKVSLIDAEKGVKMFQSVKVPLLGVVENMSYFVCDGCDKKHHIFRSGGGKEMADKFKIPYLGEVPIIGGVVEGGDSGLPIILSDSESPASKAYKELAGQVASQLSIVQASKEVDSNFELAWKE is encoded by the coding sequence ATGTCTGATCAAAAAATAGAAGAGTCGGTAATTGCGGCTCTTAAAACCGTAAAAGACCCCGATTTGCATAAAGATATTGTGAGTCTTGGTTTTATTAAAAACATGTCCGTCACAAGCGGCGTTGTCAAATTTGACGTCGAACTGACGACTCCTGCCTGTCCTGTTAAGGAACAATTGAAGAAGGAATGCGAGGACAAGGTGCAGGCCATCGATGGCGTGAAGGAAGTGTCTGTCAATATGACGGCATCGGTTCGTGCTTCTCAACACAGCCAGCCGATTCTGACCGGCGTCAAGAACATCATTGCCGTTGCGAGCGGCAAGGGCGGCGTTGGCAAGTCCACAGTGAGCGTCAATCTGGCCGCGGCCTTGCATCTGACCGGCGCAAAAGTCGGTTTGATGGATGCGGATATTTACGGCCCGAGCATTCCGCAGATGCTGGGCATTCCGATCACGCCTCCCAAAGGCGGTAGCGACAATAAATTTTTCCCACATGAGAAGCATGGGATGAAAGTGGTGTCTGCGGCTTTCTTGTCGAAAGAAGGCCAGCCTTTGATGTTGCGCGGCCCTATGCTGGGCGGCATCATTCAGCAATTCCTGCAAAACGTGGAATGGGGCGAGTTGGATTACCTCATCATTGACATGCCTCCGGGTACCGGCGACGTTCAGTTGACCCTGACGCAACGCGCGCCGCTATCGGGCGCTGTTATTGTCACGACGCCGCAGAAGGTGAGTTTGATCGACGCTGAAAAGGGCGTGAAAATGTTCCAATCGGTAAAGGTTCCTCTGCTGGGTGTCGTTGAGAATATGAGCTATTTTGTTTGCGACGGTTGCGACAAGAAGCACCATATTTTCCGTTCTGGCGGCGGCAAGGAGATGGCGGACAAGTTCAAAATCCCATACCTTGGCGAAGTGCCGATCATTGGCGGCGTGGTGGAAGGCGGAGATTCCGGTCTGCCCATCATTTTGAGCGATAGCGAGTCTCCAGCTTCGAAAGCCTACAAGGAACTTGCCGGACAGGTTGCCTCTCAGTTGAGTATTGTTCAGGCTTCGAAAGAGGTCGATAGTAATTTTGAACTTGCGTGGAAAGAGTGA
- a CDS encoding DnaJ domain-containing protein, translating to MYKDYEILQLKPGSSLDSIKKSYRKLVKKWHPDLYPASQKQAQEKAHRMFLQISESYTRLIKHHSEAQRSSYGGSGKGSSPYDYYPQDIYEEDRQPTQTIEMVDKKWPDGTRYEGMALNGQFHGRGIYTYPNGDVYTGEFRFGKMQGQGQFKFINGNKYIGSVEENQMHGSGKMLFVNGDRYMGHFAHNQYHGEGILATQQGVQAGQWDQGRFMG from the coding sequence ATGTATAAAGACTACGAAATTCTTCAACTGAAGCCGGGATCTTCGCTTGATAGCATCAAGAAATCCTATCGAAAACTCGTTAAAAAATGGCACCCGGATTTATATCCAGCCAGCCAGAAACAGGCTCAGGAGAAAGCTCACCGGATGTTTCTCCAGATTAGCGAATCCTATACCCGGCTGATCAAACACCACTCTGAGGCTCAGCGATCATCCTATGGCGGCAGTGGGAAAGGTTCTTCCCCCTATGACTATTACCCTCAGGATATTTACGAGGAGGATAGACAGCCGACGCAGACCATCGAAATGGTTGATAAAAAATGGCCCGATGGAACGCGATATGAGGGGATGGCGTTGAACGGTCAATTTCATGGGCGCGGCATTTACACATATCCTAATGGCGACGTTTACACAGGCGAGTTTCGGTTTGGGAAAATGCAGGGGCAGGGCCAGTTTAAATTCATCAATGGTAACAAGTACATTGGTTCCGTCGAGGAAAACCAGATGCACGGTTCTGGCAAAATGCTCTTTGTGAATGGGGATCGATATATGGGGCATTTTGCCCACAATCAATATCACGGAGAAGGAATACTCGCGACCCAGCAAGGAGTTCAAGCAGGTCAATGGGATCAAGGGCGCTTTATGGGCTGA
- a CDS encoding DUF971 domain-containing protein: protein MTTSQQVDSNYPSPKAIKQVDPTTLGITWTDGHESVYNVKMLREKCPCANCIDEWTGEKRIKEGDIKDTIRPVKINSVGLYAIQFAWNDGHDTGLYSHEYLRSLG from the coding sequence ATGACGACTTCTCAACAAGTAGATTCGAACTATCCATCGCCGAAGGCGATCAAGCAGGTGGATCCGACTACGCTCGGCATCACCTGGACGGATGGTCACGAGTCCGTCTACAACGTCAAGATGTTGCGCGAGAAATGCCCTTGCGCGAATTGCATTGACGAGTGGACGGGAGAAAAAAGAATCAAGGAGGGCGATATCAAAGACACGATTCGCCCGGTCAAAATAAATTCCGTAGGCTTGTACGCGATTCAGTTTGCATGGAATGATGGGCACGACACGGGATTGTATTCTCATGAGTATCTGCGCTCTCTGGGATAG
- a CDS encoding OmpA family protein yields the protein MARENVELIKEQLRAKTRELNKLTSKQSKKEEKYQHLIEVSKQKIDEMKKELDDKDQQIKKTEGMGGGGGFSFSSSASLGDISDDSDDAPTVVEKEVIVQDPKLVKALNKLRKKNSQLEMEVESHQSEKAKLEKQRTLLTKEIKRVRKQPDMIKQLKIKARDIEEKAKLNQDKYMKVIDEKEELIKSYESVIFEAAGDGAKSKLPSEIIRELKDELEELRHDKERLENELFETKKQFDRKLSEKIKALEEEWGEKLKKLRKEKAKLSGEIFDEPTDSWMITYADMVTLLLTFFILYYSIASVNMQKFKEAIIGEENASIGLLELLDSAEIKESIQNLTGMKSNDILNEINEAVEETELNVDTSTSKIVVRVPGSTLFATGGADLTKAALPVLDEVIRITKKYPNYKIHIQGHTDDEPISTERFPTNWELSAARATAVLRYFIDKGSDAKKLTATGYADTFPLATNDSELGRAKNRRVEFVLEKEKKG from the coding sequence ATGGCTAGAGAAAACGTCGAATTAATCAAAGAGCAACTCCGCGCAAAAACCCGCGAGCTGAACAAACTCACCTCAAAGCAATCCAAAAAAGAAGAAAAGTACCAGCACCTCATCGAAGTCAGTAAACAAAAAATTGACGAGATGAAAAAGGAGCTGGACGATAAAGACCAGCAAATCAAAAAAACCGAAGGCATGGGCGGAGGAGGAGGATTTTCATTTTCCAGTTCCGCTTCGCTCGGCGACATAAGCGACGATAGCGACGATGCGCCTACCGTGGTTGAAAAAGAAGTCATTGTCCAGGACCCCAAACTGGTCAAAGCCCTCAACAAATTGCGCAAAAAAAACAGCCAGCTCGAAATGGAGGTTGAATCGCACCAATCCGAAAAGGCCAAGCTGGAAAAACAGCGCACTCTGCTGACCAAGGAAATCAAACGGGTTCGAAAGCAACCCGACATGATCAAGCAACTCAAAATTAAAGCCCGGGATATAGAGGAAAAAGCAAAGCTCAATCAAGATAAGTACATGAAGGTGATCGATGAGAAGGAGGAATTGATCAAGTCCTACGAAAGCGTCATCTTCGAAGCCGCCGGCGATGGAGCTAAATCCAAACTTCCTTCTGAAATCATCCGCGAACTTAAAGACGAACTCGAAGAACTACGACACGACAAAGAACGACTGGAAAACGAATTATTCGAAACCAAAAAGCAATTCGACAGAAAACTTTCTGAAAAAATCAAAGCCCTTGAAGAAGAATGGGGAGAGAAACTCAAAAAGCTTCGTAAGGAAAAAGCCAAATTGTCAGGGGAAATTTTCGACGAACCCACCGATTCCTGGATGATCACCTACGCCGACATGGTGACTCTGCTTTTGACGTTTTTTATCCTGTATTATTCGATCGCATCAGTCAATATGCAGAAGTTCAAAGAAGCCATTATAGGGGAGGAAAACGCCAGTATCGGACTTCTGGAATTACTCGACAGCGCCGAAATTAAAGAGTCAATTCAGAATTTGACAGGAATGAAATCAAACGATATATTAAATGAAATTAATGAGGCGGTAGAAGAAACTGAGCTTAACGTAGACACGAGTACATCCAAAATTGTTGTGAGAGTGCCCGGTAGCACCCTGTTTGCCACGGGCGGGGCCGATTTGACAAAAGCAGCATTACCCGTATTGGACGAGGTGATCCGAATCACCAAAAAATATCCTAACTATAAAATTCACATTCAAGGACATACCGATGACGAGCCTATTTCCACCGAGCGGTTCCCGACCAATTGGGAGTTATCCGCGGCTCGCGCGACTGCAGTCCTGAGATATTTTATCGACAAGGGTTCCGACGCAAAAAAACTGACAGCAACCGGCTACGCGGACACCTTTCCACTGGCCACAAATGATTCTGAACTAGGAAGAGCTAAAAACAGGAGGGTTGAATTTGTTCTGGAAAAAGAAAAAAAAGGATGA